In Treponema rectale, a single genomic region encodes these proteins:
- a CDS encoding heparinase II/III domain-containing protein — protein MNETTFTSFSDRIPASLKDFTPFAKASDRNTWNSISDEFRNFILEQAENALQILRSKGWPQLNISLWHDFYKNGNRVNFENHHFNRRTLLIILVLAECFEHKGRFLEDITDGIFLICEESGWHLPAHNSYTRDTPQLPYPDSSRPIFELFAGETANLLSLTWYLLKEELDADSPMICERIQYELERRIITPYLTEHFWWMGNDDEPMCNWTPWCTQNALLAAFILPHSDELRKKILQKAFYSLDCFLKDYGEDGCCSEGAEYYRHAGLTFYNACDIINRVTDKLTESVYTLPKIKNIAEYILNMNIPHSEYFFNFADCSPRAGKSGAREFLFGKAVHSDALCSFAADQWKASSTEEKLFSLTADKLSQSNMYYTLQSIFADREILKELQGLQGLQKKAEPLSRNIWYKSIGVFIVHKGIFSAAAKAGNNADSHNHNDTGSFILYKNGEPFIIDVGVENYTQKTFSPQRYEIWTMQSSYHNLPELNGIMQQDGKEFRAEEVKTEENSISMNIAKAYPSSAGVKSYSRRISVSEEGLDIDDSIIFNDKDRALTVMNLMVKEKPLVDSSSMTITVGTAGSIRVKTDASETDISVEPIEIADSRLRRTWPQTIYRIKIKAENASEIKLSAK, from the coding sequence ATGAACGAAACAACCTTTACTTCTTTTTCTGACAGAATACCGGCTTCTTTAAAAGACTTTACTCCCTTTGCAAAAGCTTCTGACAGAAACACCTGGAATTCCATCAGTGATGAATTCAGAAACTTCATCCTGGAGCAGGCAGAAAATGCCCTTCAGATTTTAAGAAGTAAAGGCTGGCCTCAGCTTAACATTTCCCTCTGGCATGATTTCTATAAAAACGGAAACCGTGTCAATTTTGAAAACCATCACTTTAACCGCCGTACCCTGCTCATAATCCTTGTTCTGGCAGAATGTTTTGAACATAAGGGAAGATTTCTTGAAGACATTACAGACGGAATATTTTTAATCTGTGAAGAAAGCGGCTGGCATCTTCCGGCACATAATTCTTATACCCGGGATACTCCCCAGCTTCCTTATCCTGATTCCTCAAGACCTATTTTTGAACTTTTTGCAGGAGAAACAGCAAACCTTCTTTCTTTAACCTGGTATCTGCTTAAAGAAGAACTTGATGCCGATTCCCCGATGATATGTGAACGCATTCAGTATGAACTTGAGCGGAGAATTATTACACCTTATCTTACAGAACATTTCTGGTGGATGGGAAACGATGATGAACCGATGTGCAACTGGACTCCCTGGTGTACTCAGAATGCACTTCTTGCGGCATTTATTCTTCCCCATTCAGATGAACTGAGAAAAAAAATACTTCAGAAAGCTTTTTACAGCCTGGACTGTTTCTTAAAAGACTATGGAGAAGACGGCTGCTGTTCTGAAGGCGCAGAATATTACCGGCATGCAGGCCTTACCTTTTACAATGCCTGTGACATCATAAACAGAGTTACTGATAAACTTACAGAAAGCGTTTACACCCTTCCGAAAATTAAAAACATTGCAGAATATATCCTCAACATGAATATTCCCCATTCAGAATATTTCTTTAATTTTGCAGACTGTTCACCACGGGCAGGAAAATCCGGCGCAAGGGAATTCCTGTTTGGAAAAGCCGTACATTCTGACGCCCTCTGTTCCTTTGCCGCAGATCAGTGGAAAGCTTCATCTACGGAAGAAAAACTTTTCAGTCTTACCGCCGACAAACTTTCTCAGAGCAATATGTACTACACCCTTCAGTCCATATTTGCCGACAGAGAAATTCTTAAGGAACTTCAGGGACTTCAGGGACTTCAGAAAAAAGCTGAACCTTTAAGCAGAAACATCTGGTACAAAAGCATAGGCGTATTTATCGTCCACAAAGGAATTTTTTCAGCAGCAGCTAAAGCCGGAAATAACGCAGACAGCCACAACCACAATGATACGGGAAGTTTCATTCTTTACAAGAACGGAGAACCTTTCATCATTGATGTGGGAGTAGAAAACTATACGCAGAAAACTTTTTCTCCCCAGAGATATGAAATCTGGACAATGCAGAGTTCTTATCACAACCTTCCGGAACTTAACGGAATCATGCAGCAGGACGGAAAAGAATTCCGTGCAGAGGAAGTTAAGACTGAAGAAAATTCAATAAGCATGAACATTGCAAAAGCCTACCCTTCTTCTGCCGGAGTTAAATCCTACAGCCGCAGGATATCCGTTTCTGAAGAAGGTCTGGATATTGATGATTCAATTATTTTTAATGATAAAGACCGTGCCCTTACGGTCATGAACCTTATGGTAAAAGAAAAACCTCTTGTAGACAGCAGTTCCATGACAATTACCGTCGGAACAGCAGGTTCCATAAGGGTTAAAACAGATGCGTCAGAAACTGACATAAGCGTTGAACCTATAGAAATAGCAGACAGCCGCTTAAGACGTACCTGGCCGCAGACAATCTACAGAATCAAAATAAAGGCGGAAAACGCTTCAGAAATAAAACTTTCTGCAAAATAA
- a CDS encoding 1-acyl-sn-glycerol-3-phosphate acyltransferase — protein sequence MEKAPLYKRYASSFDKLSKLSHAAAKIDETNVYQVANPETRKIMDMLVEDNTLPESHLEGIENFEKFYDLVQSGKSGLILMEHYSNTDLPSFCYMLEKSGNPKVADLSKRIVAIAGMKLNEADPTVRAFAESFTRVVIYPTRSLDKKEADAATEEEAKAEEQKARKINMAAMRAMTECKKRGEVILVFPSGTRYRPGHPETKRGLKEIDSYLRLFDVVLLVTINGSILEIQDENMLNDLCAPAVTIFGAHEVIECKPFRDQYLASLPADESDPKQKMIDHVMELLEKQHNEIESKKNG from the coding sequence ATGGAAAAAGCTCCTTTATACAAGCGATATGCAAGTTCTTTTGACAAGCTCAGCAAACTTTCTCATGCTGCAGCAAAAATAGACGAAACAAATGTCTATCAGGTTGCAAATCCTGAAACAAGAAAAATCATGGACATGCTTGTAGAAGACAATACTCTTCCTGAAAGCCATCTTGAAGGAATAGAAAACTTTGAAAAATTCTATGATCTTGTTCAGTCAGGAAAAAGTGGTCTGATTCTCATGGAACATTATTCAAATACAGACCTTCCTTCATTCTGTTACATGCTTGAAAAATCAGGAAATCCTAAAGTGGCAGACCTTTCAAAAAGAATTGTTGCCATTGCCGGCATGAAACTCAATGAAGCAGATCCTACTGTACGTGCTTTTGCAGAAAGTTTTACCCGTGTAGTTATTTATCCTACCCGCTCACTGGACAAAAAAGAAGCCGATGCTGCAACAGAAGAAGAAGCTAAGGCAGAAGAACAGAAAGCCCGCAAAATAAATATGGCTGCAATGCGTGCCATGACTGAGTGTAAGAAACGTGGAGAAGTAATTCTTGTATTCCCGAGCGGTACACGTTATCGTCCGGGACATCCGGAAACAAAACGTGGTCTTAAAGAAATTGACAGTTACCTTCGTCTTTTTGACGTAGTCCTTCTTGTTACAATCAACGGTTCAATTCTTGAAATTCAGGATGAAAACATGCTTAATGACCTCTGTGCACCGGCAGTAACAATCTTTGGTGCTCATGAAGTAATTGAATGCAAGCCGTTCAGAGATCAGTATCTGGCATCCCTTCCTGCTGACGAAAGTGATCCTAAACAGAAGATGATTGATCATGTAATGGAACTTCTTGAAAAGCAGCACAACGAAATCGAATCAAAAAAGAATGGCTAA
- a CDS encoding EAL domain-containing protein, which yields MRRTKLSSKVSISSSQKKLLTFIAVISFIFQALSMHLMYKTNHQEQIDNAKIYGESVASGIKLIVNSSLYITQSMENLYLHNRKPFLDEFDMYCTGLGKSTPSASEFFIAPCGIISHAWPEEIKDSTIGFNLIKDTELGEKSVQAISTREITVAGPNILKNGKTGFIIRNPIFTNGKFEAFSVVVLDWNKFVQQIISEVDTSASEYDFGVWKKNNRHTYTDEYGFIFTDCNADVSKDLSIKIPVPNDIWYLSVEPVSGWITWKDMIPETLVSLALTVLVILLFYIRMRDTAKKFYAFEHDKLTGVLNREGFFEEAKKILKNNPEKSYDVLLGDINNFKMLNSIYGTAVADKLLKYLAVEFKKLEPYGIIGRYGGDSFISLFPTSRRNSKDVFLENSKNIISNAPIKNFKINYGFYGNIDHTLPINTICDRVLFAAKSIKRNYEVHFANYNGPVSKIHMKEQLLESSFSDALAADEFKVWFQPKFSADEEKLVGAEALVRWIQKDGTVIPPVDFIPLFERNGLIVKLDEYVFTAVCSLIRRRQEEGKKIIPISINVSRASLHHSGLIQKYKEIIKSNSILPDYVPLELTETYESSNLKLKELTATLKQEGFKIHMDDFGTGLSSLSCLNLLPFDVIKLDKSLIDFIGNDGGDEILRHTIELAHFKKMNVVAEGVETEEQLDFLRKLHCDIIQGYYFSKPRPYDDFIQFIDDRL from the coding sequence GTGCGCAGAACAAAATTAAGTTCTAAAGTATCAATTTCTTCCTCTCAGAAAAAACTCCTGACATTCATAGCAGTGATCAGCTTTATTTTTCAGGCACTTTCCATGCACCTGATGTATAAAACCAATCATCAGGAACAAATCGACAATGCCAAAATCTACGGAGAAAGTGTTGCTTCAGGAATAAAACTGATAGTAAATTCCAGCCTCTACATTACCCAGTCAATGGAAAACCTTTACCTTCACAACAGAAAGCCTTTTCTTGATGAATTTGACATGTACTGTACCGGGCTTGGAAAAAGCACCCCCTCTGCAAGCGAATTCTTCATTGCTCCCTGCGGAATAATCTCCCATGCATGGCCGGAAGAGATAAAAGACTCAACAATCGGCTTTAACTTGATTAAAGATACTGAACTGGGAGAAAAATCCGTTCAGGCAATTTCTACCAGAGAAATTACTGTTGCCGGTCCGAATATCCTCAAAAACGGAAAAACAGGCTTTATCATAAGAAATCCTATTTTTACCAACGGTAAATTTGAAGCTTTTTCGGTAGTCGTACTGGACTGGAATAAGTTTGTACAGCAGATTATTTCAGAAGTAGACACATCTGCTTCTGAATACGACTTCGGTGTATGGAAAAAGAACAACAGACATACTTATACCGATGAATACGGTTTTATCTTTACAGACTGCAATGCAGATGTTTCAAAAGATCTCAGCATAAAAATACCTGTTCCGAATGACATCTGGTACCTTTCTGTAGAACCTGTATCCGGCTGGATTACATGGAAAGACATGATTCCGGAAACACTGGTTTCTCTGGCGCTGACAGTTCTTGTCATACTTCTCTTCTATATAAGAATGCGTGATACAGCAAAAAAGTTTTACGCCTTTGAACACGACAAACTGACTGGAGTGTTAAACAGGGAAGGATTCTTTGAAGAAGCAAAAAAAATCCTCAAAAACAATCCTGAAAAAAGTTACGACGTACTTTTAGGAGACATAAATAATTTTAAAATGCTCAACAGTATTTACGGAACGGCTGTTGCAGACAAATTACTGAAATATCTTGCTGTTGAATTTAAAAAACTTGAGCCTTACGGAATCATAGGCCGGTATGGAGGTGATTCATTTATTTCTCTGTTCCCTACCAGCAGGCGGAATTCTAAAGATGTATTTCTTGAAAACTCAAAAAATATAATCAGTAATGCACCGATAAAAAACTTTAAAATCAATTATGGATTCTACGGCAATATCGATCACACTCTTCCAATAAACACAATATGTGACAGAGTCCTGTTTGCAGCAAAAAGCATTAAACGGAACTATGAAGTGCATTTTGCAAACTATAACGGACCCGTAAGTAAAATTCACATGAAAGAGCAGCTTCTTGAATCTTCGTTTTCTGATGCACTGGCCGCAGATGAATTCAAGGTTTGGTTTCAGCCTAAATTTTCTGCAGACGAAGAGAAACTTGTAGGGGCTGAAGCACTTGTGCGATGGATCCAGAAAGACGGTACTGTGATTCCTCCTGTAGATTTCATACCTCTTTTTGAAAGAAACGGTCTTATAGTAAAGCTTGATGAATACGTATTCACTGCAGTATGTTCACTTATAAGACGGAGACAGGAAGAAGGAAAGAAAATCATTCCAATTTCGATTAACGTATCCAGAGCAAGCCTTCATCACAGCGGTCTCATTCAGAAATACAAGGAAATTATAAAAAGCAACAGCATTCTGCCTGATTATGTTCCTCTTGAACTTACAGAAACCTATGAAAGCAGCAACCTTAAACTCAAGGAACTTACTGCAACGCTTAAGCAGGAAGGTTTTAAAATTCACATGGATGATTTTGGAACAGGCCTTTCATCTTTAAGCTGTCTCAATCTTCTGCCCTTTGACGTAATAAAACTTGATAAAAGCCTTATTGATTTTATAGGAAATGACGGTGGAGATGAAATTCTGCGTCATACTATAGAACTTGCCCATTTTAAAAAAATGAACGTCGTAGCAGAAGGTGTAGAAACAGAAGAACAGCTGGACTTCTTAAGAAAGCTTCACTGTGACATAATCCAGGGATATTATTTTTCGAAACCCCGTCCCTATGATGATTTCATTCAATTCATCGATGACCGGCTGTAA
- a CDS encoding DNA-methyltransferase: protein MAKSQRNKTLDISVEEGKDFFDRCLTFSDQSDFSSIKEVKNITDRTICADTLKIMENLPENFVSLAIIDPPYNLNKTYAEKKFSATDRKSYYQYTLNWLNRLLPLLKKDASFYICCDWKSSMVIADVLCALEDEKRLIIQNRITWQREKGRGAKANWKNSMEDIWFCTVSDSFTFNIDRVKLRRKVIAPYKVNGIPKDWNENEDGNFRDTCPGNFWDDISIPFWSMAENTAHPTQKPEKLIAKMILASSNEGDFIFDPFLGSGTTSVTAKKLNRHYLGVEQSPQFCTWAEKRLADAERDKSIQGYSDGVFWERNSGK, encoded by the coding sequence ATGGCTAAGTCCCAGCGTAATAAAACTCTGGATATATCTGTTGAAGAAGGAAAAGACTTCTTCGACAGATGCCTTACCTTTTCTGACCAGAGCGATTTCTCTTCAATAAAAGAAGTTAAAAATATAACTGACAGGACAATCTGTGCAGACACTCTGAAAATAATGGAGAACCTGCCGGAAAATTTTGTCAGTCTTGCCATAATTGATCCTCCCTATAACCTTAACAAAACCTATGCAGAAAAAAAGTTTTCTGCTACCGACAGAAAATCTTACTATCAGTACACCCTTAACTGGCTGAACAGACTTCTTCCCCTGCTGAAAAAAGACGCTTCATTTTACATTTGCTGCGACTGGAAAAGTTCCATGGTTATTGCAGACGTGCTCTGTGCCCTTGAGGATGAAAAACGGCTTATAATACAGAACCGGATCACCTGGCAGAGAGAAAAAGGCCGGGGAGCTAAAGCAAACTGGAAAAACTCTATGGAAGACATCTGGTTCTGCACCGTAAGCGACAGCTTTACATTCAATATAGACAGAGTAAAACTAAGACGGAAAGTCATAGCCCCTTATAAAGTAAACGGCATTCCTAAAGACTGGAACGAAAACGAAGACGGAAACTTCAGGGATACCTGCCCCGGAAACTTCTGGGATGATATTTCAATTCCTTTCTGGAGCATGGCAGAAAATACAGCCCACCCTACTCAAAAACCGGAAAAACTCATTGCAAAAATGATTCTTGCCTCAAGTAATGAAGGGGACTTTATTTTTGACCCTTTTCTAGGAAGCGGCACAACCAGTGTTACTGCAAAAAAACTGAACCGTCACTATCTTGGCGTTGAACAAAGCCCCCAGTTCTGTACCTGGGCAGAAAAACGCCTTGCCGATGCAGAAAGGGACAAATCCATTCAGGGATACAGCGATGGGGTCTTCTGGGAAAGAAACAGCGGAAAATAA
- a CDS encoding glycoside hydrolase family 88 protein, translated as MIRDNSPVLTDEEARAALEKCIEQVRRNLGEFTTSSQNHSSVNNFYPQCKNDQWTTGFWPGEIWLAYEYTKDEAFKNAALEHVKSMNYRIENKISVDHHDMGFLYSPSCVAAWKLIKSDMGRSAAIKAADQLISRFQTKGNFIQAWGALGEKDNYRYIVDCLLNTPLLYWASRETGDKKYAEIARLHTQTCMKNSIRADGSTFHTFFMDCETGAPLYGRTCQGYADDSVWARGQSWGVYGSSLAYRYDRNEEYLKAFHRTADFYLSRLPEDNVPYWDMIFNDDNAVHDGETEPRDSSSDCIVACGLLDMASQTGDKELERKARVLLKALVDKYAVKDFSKSNGLLLHGTYSKKSPYNTCTPEGVDECTSWGDYFYMEALTRIVNPAWELYW; from the coding sequence ATGATTAGAGACAATTCCCCGGTTTTAACCGATGAAGAAGCCCGTGCAGCTTTAGAAAAATGCATTGAACAGGTTCGCCGCAATCTTGGCGAATTCACCACAAGTTCTCAGAATCATTCCAGCGTGAATAACTTTTATCCTCAGTGTAAAAATGATCAGTGGACTACAGGATTCTGGCCTGGAGAAATCTGGCTGGCTTATGAATACACAAAAGACGAGGCTTTTAAAAATGCCGCCCTTGAGCATGTAAAAAGCATGAACTACAGAATTGAAAACAAAATTTCTGTTGATCACCACGATATGGGATTTTTATATTCCCCAAGCTGTGTTGCAGCCTGGAAACTTATAAAAAGCGATATGGGAAGAAGTGCAGCCATAAAAGCAGCCGACCAGCTTATTTCCAGATTCCAGACAAAAGGAAACTTCATTCAGGCATGGGGCGCTCTTGGAGAAAAAGACAACTACAGGTATATAGTAGACTGTCTTCTTAACACTCCCCTTCTTTACTGGGCCAGCAGGGAAACGGGCGATAAAAAGTATGCAGAAATCGCACGCCTTCATACCCAGACATGTATGAAAAATTCCATCCGGGCAGACGGCTCTACCTTCCATACCTTCTTTATGGACTGCGAGACAGGAGCACCTCTTTACGGAAGAACCTGTCAGGGATATGCAGATGATTCTGTGTGGGCCAGAGGACAGAGCTGGGGCGTATACGGTTCCTCCCTTGCCTACCGCTATGACCGCAATGAGGAATACCTTAAAGCTTTCCACCGCACTGCAGACTTTTATCTTTCCCGCCTTCCGGAAGACAACGTTCCTTACTGGGACATGATTTTTAACGATGACAATGCTGTTCACGACGGAGAAACTGAACCAAGGGATTCTTCTTCTGACTGTATCGTTGCCTGCGGACTTCTGGACATGGCTTCTCAGACAGGAGACAAAGAACTTGAAAGAAAAGCAAGAGTTCTTCTTAAGGCTCTTGTTGATAAATATGCAGTAAAAGATTTCTCTAAATCAAACGGCCTTCTCCTTCACGGAACCTACAGTAAAAAATCACCGTACAATACCTGTACACCTGAAGGCGTTGATGAATGTACATCATGGGGAGACTACTTCTACATGGAAGCTCTTACCCGCATTGTAAATCCGGCATGGGAGTTGTATTGGTAA
- a CDS encoding porin, giving the protein MKIKKLLSACAVSAAVLSTAAAYEATAKVTMEGSIVKESKQKDADANYEVFALDAVEDHSKNGIEIDVDAGLAGAHFELFFELTGTSKAEDGWNASARNTYLWFKPVDELNVRLGYVGIDDFFVERVDEEKVANPFAFADRAADKVPFYITNADVDEMGFSLAYTPFEELTVSAAIAPGIGSSGISKQGDADTVYAPWGITARYNLDAFTFEASFRDNGKDSWKTARIGAGYESDNLYAFIQPVFGIDYIASKDKYEMNGTAIDLYAEYTLDALKLTGHLPVTVRTTGNDTDPSYLEFLAKAEYNLGTYGLLDEVTPYVFVKSMDGTAVTLDDNLSDSLALTVQGGSAFKIGEANIDIGARIDVHTKADTSERVTWSVPFSASIEF; this is encoded by the coding sequence ATGAAAATAAAAAAATTACTTTCAGCATGTGCAGTTTCGGCAGCAGTACTGTCGACAGCCGCAGCATATGAAGCAACAGCAAAAGTTACAATGGAAGGAAGCATCGTAAAAGAATCAAAACAGAAGGATGCTGATGCAAACTATGAAGTATTTGCCCTTGATGCCGTTGAAGACCATTCTAAAAACGGAATCGAAATTGATGTAGATGCAGGACTTGCAGGCGCACACTTTGAGCTTTTCTTTGAACTTACAGGTACTTCAAAAGCAGAAGACGGATGGAATGCAAGTGCACGCAATACTTATCTCTGGTTTAAGCCGGTTGATGAACTTAATGTACGCCTCGGCTATGTAGGAATCGATGACTTCTTTGTAGAACGCGTTGATGAAGAAAAAGTTGCAAACCCGTTTGCTTTTGCAGACCGTGCAGCAGACAAAGTTCCTTTCTACATAACAAATGCTGATGTTGATGAAATGGGATTCAGTCTTGCATACACTCCTTTTGAAGAACTTACTGTATCTGCCGCAATAGCACCTGGAATCGGTTCCAGCGGAATCTCCAAACAGGGAGACGCAGATACTGTATATGCTCCATGGGGAATCACGGCACGTTACAATTTAGATGCCTTTACTTTTGAAGCCTCTTTCAGAGATAACGGAAAGGACAGTTGGAAAACAGCACGCATCGGCGCAGGATACGAATCTGACAATCTCTACGCATTCATTCAGCCTGTATTTGGAATCGATTACATTGCCAGCAAGGATAAGTACGAAATGAACGGTACAGCTATTGATCTTTATGCTGAATATACCCTTGATGCCCTCAAGCTTACAGGTCATCTTCCTGTAACCGTAAGAACTACAGGAAACGATACAGACCCGAGCTATCTTGAGTTCCTTGCAAAAGCTGAATACAACCTGGGAACATACGGTCTTCTTGATGAAGTTACACCTTATGTATTTGTAAAGAGCATGGACGGTACTGCAGTTACTCTTGATGACAATTTAAGCGACAGTCTTGCACTTACAGTTCAGGGTGGAAGCGCATTCAAAATCGGAGAAGCAAATATTGATATCGGTGCAAGAATCGATGTTCATACAAAAGCTGATACATCTGAGCGCGTTACATGGTCCGTACCATTCAGCGCAAGCATTGAGTTCTAA
- a CDS encoding heparinase II/III family protein, whose amino-acid sequence MDVNKFFNQGRKFFFNDRELTAEYVKNNCKEELAHVMRVADEVCRQEFKFDLRWDMEQTVEPVVFKDKIDWLYMPGDDPEFIYAFNRMRFWICLGQAYAVTKDEKYAETFVNQLSGWIETVPHIPENDKAWRTLETGLRMEYWIKAMMYFKGSPAITGEVMDKFVASMTEHAEFIMSVWNWYNMMSNWGVMANHGLFVAGVMLPETERTKEYVKTAIKRLDTEIRLQVYDDGAQWEQSPMYHNEVTQLFYTVVILAERNGIELPEGFSERVHKMALANVYWQKPNGEEISNGDSDEIDVRDVTTIGAAFFHDPVLKGSGYPELDFDSAWEVGAELAEEYKNMKAEHPQSLTLALADSGNIYMRSGWTEKDTFLHFHCGTLGAGHGHSDQLHIDLYANEEDILMDSGRYTYVNKPERFEFKDAAAHNTTIIDGASCYNYIDSWECSHLDRAVNRACKDFKKYAYAEGGHIGYMTNEKGGVFANRRVIYLKPDIFILADEFYTNGNHSYQNFLHFNNKGKLSETGSGNWKYSSSKNEAQILLLAPDACTKKTATRLSRHYNAVENNETLETQWNAKGSSFMFTVISLNRAGSFEETKVQLIPLRSNFKNWTFKDSQLQALKITKGSKDYVVVVAHEEYATPTDTYLVDGCIGFGNVTVFDKAAGETEIGTMLNV is encoded by the coding sequence ATGGACGTAAACAAATTCTTTAATCAGGGAAGAAAATTCTTTTTTAATGACAGGGAACTTACCGCAGAATATGTAAAAAATAACTGTAAGGAAGAACTTGCCCACGTAATGAGAGTTGCCGATGAAGTTTGCCGGCAGGAATTCAAATTCGATTTAAGATGGGACATGGAGCAGACTGTAGAACCGGTTGTCTTTAAAGATAAAATTGACTGGCTCTACATGCCTGGTGATGACCCGGAATTTATCTATGCCTTTAACCGCATGAGATTCTGGATATGTCTCGGTCAGGCATATGCAGTTACAAAAGACGAAAAATATGCAGAAACTTTCGTAAACCAGCTTTCAGGATGGATAGAAACCGTTCCCCACATTCCAGAAAATGATAAGGCCTGGCGTACTCTTGAAACAGGACTCCGTATGGAATACTGGATTAAGGCAATGATGTACTTTAAAGGAAGCCCTGCAATCACTGGGGAAGTAATGGACAAATTTGTTGCCAGCATGACGGAACATGCAGAATTCATTATGTCCGTATGGAACTGGTACAACATGATGAGCAACTGGGGCGTAATGGCAAACCACGGGCTTTTTGTTGCAGGCGTAATGCTTCCGGAAACAGAGCGTACAAAAGAATATGTAAAGACTGCAATCAAACGGCTTGATACGGAAATAAGACTTCAGGTATACGATGACGGTGCACAGTGGGAACAGAGCCCTATGTACCATAATGAAGTAACCCAGCTTTTCTATACCGTCGTAATTCTTGCAGAAAGAAACGGAATTGAACTGCCGGAAGGTTTCAGTGAACGCGTGCACAAAATGGCCCTTGCAAACGTATACTGGCAGAAACCGAACGGAGAAGAAATTTCCAACGGCGACAGTGATGAAATTGATGTCCGGGACGTTACAACCATAGGAGCAGCTTTCTTCCATGATCCTGTTCTTAAAGGCAGCGGCTATCCTGAATTAGACTTTGATTCAGCATGGGAAGTAGGAGCTGAACTTGCCGAAGAATATAAAAACATGAAGGCTGAACATCCTCAATCCCTTACACTTGCACTGGCAGATTCAGGAAACATCTACATGAGAAGCGGATGGACAGAAAAAGATACTTTCCTTCATTTCCACTGCGGAACTTTGGGAGCAGGTCACGGTCATTCAGACCAGCTTCACATTGACCTGTATGCAAATGAAGAAGACATTCTCATGGATTCAGGACGCTACACTTACGTTAATAAGCCTGAACGTTTTGAATTTAAAGATGCAGCCGCCCACAACACAACAATAATTGACGGAGCAAGCTGCTACAATTACATCGACAGCTGGGAATGTTCTCATCTTGACCGTGCAGTAAACAGAGCCTGCAAGGACTTTAAGAAATATGCCTATGCAGAAGGTGGACACATAGGATACATGACAAATGAAAAAGGCGGAGTATTTGCAAACCGTCGTGTCATTTACCTTAAGCCGGACATCTTCATTCTTGCAGACGAATTCTACACGAACGGAAACCACAGTTATCAGAATTTCCTTCACTTCAACAACAAAGGAAAACTTTCTGAGACTGGATCCGGCAACTGGAAATACTCCAGCAGCAAAAATGAAGCACAGATTCTTTTACTTGCACCTGACGCCTGCACAAAGAAAACAGCAACAAGACTTTCCCGCCATTACAATGCAGTAGAAAATAACGAAACTCTGGAAACTCAGTGGAATGCAAAAGGCTCTTCCTTTATGTTTACAGTAATCTCCCTTAACAGGGCAGGCAGTTTTGAAGAAACAAAAGTACAGCTCATTCCATTACGTTCCAATTTCAAGAACTGGACCTTTAAGGATTCACAGCTTCAGGCTCTTAAAATCACAAAGGGCTCAAAAGATTATGTAGTAGTTGTTGCTCACGAAGAATACGCCACACCGACAGATACATACCTTGTTGACGGATGCATCGGTTTTGGAAACGTAACAGTATTTGATAAAGCAGCCGGCGAAACAGAAATCGGAACAATGCTTAACGTATAA